The sequence CTCACAAGCTTGGATGCCCTCCGGGTTCCCCTCGGGTACTAGCGTAGTCGGGTCGGAAGCTCGCCCGGAAATAGGCTTATACAGTTCGGCAATAGCTTTGGAGAACTCGATCTGGTGGTTTAACATGCCTATAAAGTCCCAGCTTTCACATTAGTAAACAAGAACAATCAGCCAGGCTACAGCAATTTGAGCGCCTAAGCGGGGGGtgttgaaaaaagaaaaaaacagGCGGAAGGTTCGGAATACCAGTAATTGCCTCGAAATACTTTTTCGACTCATCGTGCAGTTTCTTTGTCTCCTTCTCGAGTTCTTGAAACCTCCGCTCGGCGTCTATATATACGGGGTCCTTTGTATTCTCGCCGAGGTTGAACCTGGCCTTGAAGGTCTGAGGAGCTCGTGCAAAGCTCTTCTGTATTCCCTTCAAACTCATCGCAGGAACTCCAAGCGTACTCTATATATATGCAACCACCGGGAGAGTGTGGTTTAACGGTTCGCGATTGACGTAAATAGACCAGGGGTAATTAGGAGCGTTCTGCACCGCGGGGAAACTCGATCGCTGAACCGCTTGGATGTGATCGAATTAGTAGGGGGTTTCTTCGGTTGAAACATCCAGGAAAGCATACCTGACGGACGACACGGAATTAGCGCATAGAGAATCAATATTACTCTTCACAAACTACAGTGATAGCAAGAACAGCATCGATCCGTGGCGAAAACGATTGTTTCAACAGTGTTTCCCTCCAGCGCTCTTTATGTGGCTGACGCTGTCCGGCGATCGTCACTCTGGTGTGGCTGAGAGCCAAGCCATCGGTTCTTCGATCGAATTGGACTAGCGCGATCTACCCGGCGCACCGACGTGTGGCTGTGAAACAAGCTCCGAGCCTAACGCCACATACGCTGTTGTGCTTCTGGTACGGAGCACGCTACAGTGCCTGCTTCGACGGGGACGATTCCGCCTACAAAACGGCATCCTCCCGACTCCTAATCAATTCGGGGAGCGAGGGTGTGTCTCCTAGCCTACGTCATCTACCCTTGTCAGTCCTAACGTCAGAGTAGGGCTGAACGATACGGAGTAACAGATCTGCCGTTCTTCCCCGCACCGTCATACCAAGCCTTGGACTCGGCTGTCCATGAAAGGAGGATCGTCACTTGACGTTTCATCCCTGATCAGATCTCCGGAACAATCCGATAGGTGGGCTAGTACCAGTTCTGAGATCCCAGACCAACTTCTTCCATCTTGGTGAAATCCGTCATAACAATCATATGTCCTGTCTGAAATGGGCTAAGACGGGAAGGGAAGTAGTGTGTAGTGCACATCAACGCTCGCTAAATTTTAAGTTTGGCTTGTGAACCAGGAATCTTGCACTGAAATGGGTAGCTGATAGCTCAGCATCAACATTTTCTCCATCTGAGATGGGAGGCTAATGATTTCAAAGATATCGTCGTTGAAGTCTTTATATACATCACAACAACCTGAGCATATTAGAGAAAGTCATGTACAGACATAAAAGACTATCGCTCATAGATTGCTGTTCGCAAAGCTCCAGACTGCTGGTAGCACCCGTCCCCTGATGGGATAGATTGCGGGCGGGAAACATGAATGATCATGCCGCTTGCGCCTCAGGGTTCTGTTCTTTTTTCTTATAGTTCTCAATAACGTCGGCGTCAACCTCTTCCTCAAAGACATTGACGTGTGTGGATGCAAACTTCCTCGCGCTTACCCCGCGCTCAAACAGGAGATCCAACTCAGCAAACGACCTACCTTGGGGTTCCGGAATCCGGAAGTAAGTATAGATGATGCAGAGGAAGCAGCTACCGCCCCAGAAGAAGCCAGCATAGTTACCCCAGCCCCAGGCGCTAGGGTTAAGCATGTACGGAGTCAGCACGTTGCAGATGATGGCCACGATATTGTACACGTTTCGACCCAGCACGACGGTCTTGATCTGCAGTCGTCTCGTGGAAAGTTCCGAAACGAGCGAGTAGCAAACGGTTCCAACGGAGAGTTGGTAGATTAAGGCCCAAATTATCATCATGCTGCCGGTAGCTAGGGATCCTTGGTCTCGATGCGCCTCCGGGACAAGTCCAAGGAAACCCATGATAAGGAGCATGCTACAGAGACCGCAGAGACCATAAAGATAAAGCGATCTACGGCCCACGCCAAGAGTCATTAAAAACCAGGCCCCGAAGACTCCGACCATGTTGATGGCATACTGGCCCATAGCAAAAGAATATGCGTGTCTGGTCTCCAAGCCAGCCTGCTGAAGGAAGTACGTGGAGTAGTTTGAGAATGAATTGCCGCTCAGGTTCTGGATAGCCCACACCATACAGACAATCTCAGTGCGGCGCAAATCGATACCCTTGAAACAGTCCCAGTAGCTGGCTCCCGCCGTTATTTTCTCTTCCAATGCCGTTGTGTGCACCATCATGGCAATCGTTTCGTCCGCGTTGAAGTCAGTTTCCCGGTTCAAGCTAGTTAGGCGTAGGAGGGACCGCTTTGCATCCTTAACTCGGCCCTTCCGGACAAGCCACCAGGGTGATTCAGGAGCCAGTGCTATTCCAATGCAAAGGGGAAGCGGCCACATCCATTGAAGACCATACGGAATCCGATATGCCCACTCGTCGTTTCGGTTAAGCATAGATTTGATCACTCCGATACCAATGAGCTGCCCAAGGCCCCAGCAGAAATTGACGTACGTTGTGAGATATCCCCGTAATGCGACAGGACAGACTTCGGATGCATATGTAATAGTAAGGGTTTGGAAGACGCCCCATGGAATCCCGCACAAGATCTCAGCCGCAAGTAGGGTCTGTACGTTCTGCGCAGTAAAAAAGAGCGATATAAAGGCGGTTAGGAAAACAAGACAGGAGATGATGGTTTTGCGGTAACCAAAGCGTTCCGACGCCCAGCCATTAAGGAACAGCCCGAAGATCTCGCCGACAGCCGCACCGTTGCTGAGACCGGCTTGCCACTGAAATGAAACGAAACGTTGGCCATCTGTGTTCTCTAGATTATCAAGTAAAGACGAAACGGCGAGGACCATAAAACGAGGGCAATAGGCAAAGCATAACATACCGGTGCTGGAACCTGGTAGGTCCCATCTGGCAATTGCACTCCGTACTTCCGGTTGAACTGAGGAAAAGCATAAAAGTTGCCGACCAGGCTGATGTCGTAGCCCTCCATGACGATGCACGTTGAAATGAGGATGCTCCACCCAACGGCCTTCGGATAGAGCTTGATACCTTGGAGTAATGTCATCTTGTGTTCCTTATCAGTTGCTGACTTCGCGTTTTCAAAGAGCTTTTCCGTCGACATGGTAGGGACTCCATAGTACTCCCTATCCGCCGACCCAACCGAATCCACCCGCACCGGCTCAATGCCATCGACTTCTTTCTCCGACATCGCGACAAGCGGGTGGGaaagcaaagaaaagaaaagaaaagaagaaaaatctcGTTCGCGATCAGCGTACCGGGAAACGATACTCGTGTGATAGCGGTTGTGGCCTTTTTAGAGCGCAACGGGCGAGATCAGGCGGAACCTCTCGTGGCGGGGAAGACGGTCGACTTTATTGCTCACGATACTTAGCCGGAGGTGGTGGGGGACGGGAGGGATCTTATGTACGACGCCGGGCAAATGACCACTTTAACTGGAAAGTCAAATTCTTGCGATCACAGAAAGGAACAGAAATGGGCGGAAACCACAAGCTAAGCTCAACCCCACAAAAGCTGCTTCTATCATTGGCCCACCAGCCAAATTGAGTTGGCTTTTCCATCGACGATGATCATCTTCCCCTGGCTTCGCAGCAATCAAGCTCAACGGGGGGCGGAGTTCGTTAACTACCACTAACCAGTCTCCCACCGGAGCATTAAACAAGGGGAGCATGCTTTGAGGTTTGTATGGTTAGAGTTACCTACTTAGTTAAGATCACtataactacggagtagtttaCATGGGTATTCAGCCTTACCAGACTGCCATGAGCTTGGAGCTTTTGGAGTCTTCAAGTTAGGTGTGAAGATGTCGTCGAGCTTGCTCTTCATTCCACAAAACAAGGGAATCAGAAAATATGTAAGAACATTTAACACAATGGCAAGCCAAGGATAATGACATGCCAACTGCGGCACCCCATAGTTACATACCGCACGGTGATGAATAGTTGACCAGAGTTGATTCCAGGTCTTGGTTCCAATTCCAAATGAACTTAGTAGGGTTCAGGGAGCAGAGCACACTGGTTCTGGCTTGTCCCCTTCGATGAATGTATTTAGGAAGATAGTTACAGAGTAGTTCAAACAAACTCCGAAACAATTCTTTAGTGCGAAACTGGCTTTGACCCTTGCCTCAAATAGTTTAAAAGCCGAACCATAATCTTTCTATAGGTTTCCACGTGGAAATCTGGAAGCAGATTTCAGAATGTAAATAATCCAGTAAACGACCGTCTGGCAAGTCGCCGGCCAGGTTTGATTGATTTGATCTTTGTCATTCTTGCTGTCCCAGCTCGGCTATTATTCTATATACTCAGTACAAAGGAGATGATTGGAAATGACCGTGTTTGAGCTCGTCCCTCAGAGTACGGTGTGGTCTTTTGTGACCATGTACCACAGATGATGGTTTCATAATGTTAAGGAGTCCGGGACAGGCGTTGGCATTCGAAGGATTGGCTGAACATCACTGGCTGGGGATTAAATCCAGTCGATGGGAAAGACACATGATTTAAGTATAGGGAAACACGAAGAAACCAAGGTACCAATCCTGCCAAAGTTTACCAAGCAAGTCCTCATGCTCTCCATGAGTGCCTTTACCATGGTTCAGTTTGGCACTCTACTCTTTCCCAGCAGATTCTCACTATATTCCTCCAAAGCATTGACAAACTGAGTTGCCTGGCTGTAGGCTTGAAAAGGGCTGAATGATCACCTGTGGGGTGGATGAGCCGCTCGCCATAAGTTCTTGGTATCAATTGATACCATGAGACTTGCTGCTAAAACTCATTGGAAGAACCAACTTATATCCCCGTggttgtacggagtagggaTAATTCGAGAGTCTGTTTTCGACAGGGTGAGGTACCCGCTGGGGCCGCCCGCCAAGATCTGGTCTGGCCCCGACTgacttagttaactaactactTAACCCTTGTGAGACACTGGACGGGAGCCTCTACTGTGTCCTCGGACGTTGCGCCGAAGCAGATCAGTATACGGTGTGGACTGCACAGCCTTCATCTAAAACGCTGCGCTGTACTTTGTACAACACGGGATTTCGTCCTGAAATAGATCTAGATGCAGCTCTCCTGTTTCTGCAATTATTCAGAACTCCAATACAATCTAGGTCCATCAAGATACCGGTGCCGCTTGCATACAAGTCGGTCTTTGATGAGATTGCGCAGCCTCCGTCACACCACCAATGATAAGGGCTTCCCCACCACGCATGCCGTTTCTCCCTAGTATGGAAGCAGGGGGGTGTTGTGCTTTGAGGCTGCGGGTTACAAGGCTCTACCAGCAAGTCGTGCTTATACCAAGAAGCAGCCAAATGCTCGACTTTAGATCCTCGAACGCGGAGAACTCTTTAGTCCTCGTGTTTCCtgttcctttcttctttcttcattcTCCATTTTCAAACTCTGGACTAATTTGCTCACAACGAGTAGCCAACAGTCGGGAGGGGCGAATGCTGAGCCCATGCTTGGAATTGTTCTCGAAGAACCCACTCCAACACAGACAAGGAACCGCCCAGCTCAGAAAAGGCCGCCCAGCTCAACCCCTCGGAATCAAATCACTACTCACCGATGGGGTTCTCCAAATGCAGGTCGCATTATCTTTGGTGTGATCATCGCCACGTTTCTCATCATAGGAGCCATTGTCGCCATCGTATCAAAGGTTTCTCGCCTCAATTCTGACAACTTTACGCTCTCACTATCCCCCATGTCGGGCTCGACGTACTATCGCCGCTTCGCAGACCCAAATTCCCAGTGATAAGCTGTGGCAGCACGCGCCTAGAGGCACTATCCCGCAATTGCCAATTCGATGTCTCAGCCGCCGCGTGGATCCCACCTCTCTGCTACGATCCTGACCTCGCTCGTGCTTCACAATCTGCAAACCTCACCTTAGCTCCGCTTGGTGGCTCAGACTCTTTCCAATGGTGGTCAGATGCCAACGGCACATTGCCAATACGACAGGATAGGCTACAGAGCTTGGACAGCATGGTGGGATATACGTGGGAGAAGTTTCACGTCACAAGCTGCTTATATAATTGGCAGCCACTTCTCAAAACAACAGAGCGAGTGAGAAAAGGCGAAAGAAATGTATGGGTGCAGGGTGAGGTGGTTTTGATGCGGAATATTGCGCATTGCATTGAAATAATTGCGAATCAGGAAGTGAAGGTTGATGCAAAGACAGAAGTAAAATTTGCATTTGGGAAGTGTACAAGGTTGGATCCCACTGCATAAGAGCTTTGATAGATAGCAGAACGTGTGGAatcttgttttcttttttttcttcttcttcctctttttcccctctttGCATTCCTATTTTCCCTCCCCTCTGCGGCTTGTGTGGTTTCTAGCTAATTTTTGATATCCTCAAAGTCTTTGTATTGTACTAAAGTCCATTAATGAGCCATTCACACACTACAGTAGGACTCTGAGGAGCTTATCGACATTGGTCCGAAGAGTGTTCGCAAGTTCCTCGAGAGTGGTTGGTCATGGTGATTAACTCGTCGGGTGGTTCAAAACTTTGACATCATGCTCAATCGGTTGTACTCGTAGTATAAAATGATGATGTCCAAAATAGAGATTGGCGcccactacggagtagttaactTTCATTCCGGCCGGCTTGGTTGTGAAGCCTACCAATGGGAACTTTCCCCAGGTTCGGAGAGCGCTTACGAGCAGCCAGAGGAGAGCATACGAACCCCCCAACCGACAAACTCTTCTCCTTGTCATTCCACAGCGATGTTCAGGAAATCTTCTCAACAAATTATCCAATTCAATGGTTATATATTGCCACTACGCAGACAAAGAATAAGATGCTTTTCAATTCTCTTCTCTCGGGGCAGGGATGCGCGAATTCGAACTCCAGGATTGTATCTCGAAAAGCCGGATGGCACTGGTAGGTCATGTACTAATATCCTTTCACACGCCCTTTGTATACATTTCTCACTTCTTGTCAGAGGAACAGGCTACAGAAGAGGACATTTTCAGATACAGTTGTCACCGATGGCTGTAAGTTTCTGATTCTGGTTTCATATTCTTGATTTTGAGTTTTAGTTGACAAAAGGATAAGTTTAACGAGGAGGGAACTTTCGCGCCATTATAAGTTTTAACCTTCAAAAACTTCTTGACATTGCTGTTAATGCTGATGATGGCGCACAGAGCTGTCAGTACCAattgatttttttttgtttacgGCGAATGTGACGCGTACTAAGCCATCCTACAGGTACAAAGGTGTTAAAATTTGTTGAAGGCCTCCATAATAAGGCTCTCCTTTTGACAATGAACAATGGCAAGGAAGTATTTGCAAAACTTCCAAACCCCAATGCCGGTCCTGCCCGATATGTGACAGCATCAGAAGTCGCCACAAGGGAATTTGTCAGTCACCTGTTTAAATCAAGCCAACGATCTGACCACATGTTATTAGCTCCGTGAAGTTGTAAACCTGCCGGTCCCTCGGGCTTTCGCATGATCCTGTGATCCAGCGAACCCAGTTGGAGCCGAGTACATTATTGACGAGAAAGCCCCTGGTACGAGATTAGGGAGTATATGGCACCAGTGGCCTCGAGAATCCAAACTGTGTGTGATTGAGCAAATTGCTGATATTGAACACGCACTTACAACTATTAAATTCTCCAAACATTGCTGTCTTTATTTCAAGGAGGATTTACCAAATTCCTTTCGAGAAGAGAATGACACCCTGCTAGTTGAGCCATCCGGGCAGTCAGTTTGCCTCGACCGGTACGCTATCGGGCCTCTTTCAAGCGCGGACCTTTGGTGTAGTGGCCGAGAAGATATGGGATTGGATAGAGGACCTTGTAAGTATAAGTCTTGTGTATAAAACAACATGTATCTACTTATTCACCAATGTCATGCAGCGCGACGACCTGACGATTACGCCAGAGCTATGGgaaaaaaatgaaatggCGTGGGTCAAAGGACACGCGTCTCCTCGAATGAACTACTATGTATCACTCAAAGATCCTGAGCTCCCTGACCAGGCTCTTACCCTTCTCTCAAAATACCTGGAACCTACCCCTTATTTGGTACCCAGTGAACCTGAAGCCGCCGCAAATGTCCTCTGGCATCCCGATCTACATCTAGACAACATTTTCGTCGACCCAACGACGTGTAAGATTACCAGCATAGTTGACTGGCAGAGCACTAGTATCGCGCCACTGTTTTACAAGTCCTGCGTACCTAGGATGTTCAGGCACGACGACCCAATTCGAGAAGCTTGGGTGGTCCCATCAAGGCCAGACAATTTCAATACCCTGAGCATGGAAGAGGGAACAGGGGTCGATCAAGACCTAGAGAACGAAACGATCCATAAATATTACGAAGCAATGGTTTATAGACGCGCTCCTTACCACTGGAAGCTTATTGGGGCAGCAGAGAGACATTCAACTCAAACGCAAGCCAACATGGCTCGTGACTGGAGTCTGGGAGAATAGTgatctcttctttttgtgTCAGAGCTTGATTGCTATTGCAGCCCTGTGGGACACACTACGGCCTGCTGAGACGACAAAGTGTCCGATTGACTTTACAGGGGTTGAACTAGCCCTTCACGCGAAAGAGGATGAAAAAATCGCTGGGATCGGAACTATGCTCAAACTATTTCAAGACCAGGGAGTTCTTCCGGTAGATGGGATGGTGGACCAGGAGGATTATGAGGCGGCGAAGATCAATTGTCAGAAGTTCAAGGATATATTCGTCGCCCTGGCGAAGGACGAGGAAGAAAGGGAGCTATTCTCTAAGCTCTGGCCGTATCAGGACCAAGAATCCAAGTGAGGGATATAGCCTACACTAGTGATCACACACACAGAGTTTTTACTATCGATGTGTACGGAATAGCGCTGGAATTTGGCCACCCCGGCGGCTAATCATGGCCAAGCCGTTAATGGATGCCACAGTTTAGGAGATATCGAAGATGTTGGAGTAGCCTAACTTCTTGGCATTTCCCTTATGGCTacaggtacggagtactccgaACAAGGTTGACCGAGCGACATAAGTATGCCAGGCACACCGGACCTAATTAATTATAGTATGCAAGCGTATTTGTAGTACAGAGTATCCAACAGACATTGTTAGTGGATGCTATGAGGAGCATCCGAGGGACAACTAGACATCGCAATTTTAAACAGAGCCACAGGTGAGCAGAACCACACTATTATGAATCAAAGAATAAGTTCTGTAGCTTATCATTACCTTGCAACTATATGCAAAGGAAACCATGATATTAGCATATAATGAACAGGATTCACAATGGTCATGCATCATCTCTTAGACCCTAGAGAAGAAGACCATCTCTCCAGCCTGCTGCAGTTTGAGAATCTTCAGATTACTCATAATCAACAATGTAACTATACAGACCACATTAGTGACTGAAGAATTGTACACAAAGTCCAAAGGTGACTCACCATTTCAACGTCCCCATATCCCAGAGCAGGTTATGAAGCCTTTCATCATGTGGGACAACTTGGCATGCTGAAGACTCGCTATAGGTTGAATGCACATTAGGTTGGTGGCAATAGAATAAGAAGGGCATATGGGAATAGAAATGGAGCGCAACTTACAACCATGCTTCCGTAAATGCTTCCTGCATTGCATGGATTTGTTCGTCAGAAAAATGCTGCACTGAATCAAAGCGGACGCCGTCCACTTTTGTCATTAGGATGTAATGTATATATCCACCTGGCATCAGCATGTTGCCATCTTGAATTTCTCTCTTAGCGGCAATAAAATGGGGCGTTGAAGAGCAGCGATGTTGAGTTAGTGTCCTAAGggcatcttcttcttgtttACCGAACTTGGAGGCCGGCTCTCCGTTGACCTCCCATTCCCTGTCTTCGGGTGATTCGTAGGGGTCAGAAGGGGCTCTACGCATCCAGACATCAACATTCCAGCTATCCCTTTCTGTGGACCGAACGGCACTTACAGTATAAGAATCTTCAACATGGCCTCCTCTGGGCCGTCACTTTCATACTTCTTGCAAAGGAAGACCGCTTTCAGCTCCCAGGATACATGGATATCATAGTCAAGAGACATAATCCTTGTAACCGCCTTCCTTCTCTGATAGTTTCTCTTTTATGATCCAAGTGCTGTGCGTTGGTTCTTCAAAGGTGACCTTGCGGTCAATCTAAGATTTACCAAACCAGGGCATGATTCGGAATTGGTGAGATCAGAGCGATGGACTTTGAGTTAACTAAGAAGTACAGTATCCGGTGCACACCAACTCGAGAATAAAATTACCTCAAGTTGAGGCCAATCATGGTGCCTGCTGATCTTTATGAATGCCCTTTG is a genomic window of Coccidioides posadasii str. Silveira chromosome 3, complete sequence containing:
- a CDS encoding uncharacterized protein (EggNog:ENOG410PT1S~TransMembrane:1 (o45-64i)) gives rise to the protein MLGIVLEEPTPTQTRNRPAQKRPPSSTPRNQITTHRWGSPNAGRIIFGVIIATFLIIGAIVAIVSKVSRLNSDNFTLSLSPMSGSTYYRRFADPNSQ
- a CDS encoding uncharacterized protein (EggNog:ENOG410Q0U2) — encoded protein: MSLDYDIHVSWELKAVFLCKKYESDGPEEAMLKILILAPSDPYESPEDREWEVNGEPASKFGKQEEDALRTLTQHRCSSTPHFIAAKREIQDGNMLMPGGYIHYILMTKVDGVRFDSVQHFSDEQIHAMQEAFTEAWFESSACQVVPHDERLHNLLWDMGTLKCYIVDYE
- a CDS encoding uncharacterized protein (EggNog:ENOG410PF97~COG:G~TransMembrane:10 (i66-84o90-112i124-143o163-184i247-265o285-304i311-332o344-366i386-403o409-430i)~BUSCO:3991at33183); amino-acid sequence: MLCFAYCPRFMVLAVSSLLDNLENTDGQRFVSFQWQAGLSNGAAVGEIFGLFLNGWASERFGYRKTIISCLVFLTAFISLFFTAQNVQTLLAAEILCGIPWGVFQTLTITYASEVCPVALRGYLTTYVNFCWGLGQLIGIGVIKSMLNRNDEWAYRIPYGLQWMWPLPLCIGIALAPESPWWLVRKGRVKDAKRSLLRLTSLNRETDFNADETIAMMVHTTALEEKITAGASYWDCFKGIDLRRTEIVCMVWAIQNLSGNSFSNYSTYFLQQAGLETRHAYSFAMGQYAINMVGVFGAWFLMTLGVGRRSLYLYGLCGLCSMLLIMGFLGLVPEAHRDQGSLATGSMMIIWALIYQLSVGTVCYSLVSELSTRRLQIKTVVLGRNVYNIVAIICNVLTPYMLNPSAWGWGNYAGFFWGGSCFLCIIYTYFRIPEPQGRSFAELDLLFERGVSARKFASTHVNVFEEEVDADVIENYKKKEQNPEAQAA
- a CDS encoding uncharacterized protein (EggNog:ENOG410PWHC~COG:S); its protein translation is MQRDDLTITPELWEKNEMAWVKGHASPRMNYYVSLKDPELPDQALTLLSKYLEPTPYLVPSEPEAAANVLWHPDLHLDNIFVDPTTCKITSIVDWQSTSIAPLFYKSCVPRMFRHDDPIREAWVVPSRPDNFNTLSMEEGTGVDQDLENETIHKYYEAMQRDIQLKRKPTWLVTGVWENSDLFFLCQSLIAIAALWDTLRPAETTKCPIDFTGVELALHAKEDEKIAGIGTMLKLFQDQGVLPVDGMVDQEDYEAAKINCQKFKDIFVALAKDEEERELFSKLWPYQDQESK
- a CDS encoding uncharacterized protein (EggNog:ENOG410PWHC~COG:S), which produces MNNGKEVFAKLPNPNAGPARYVTASEVATREFVSHLFKSSQRSDHMLLAP